The Thermonema lapsum sequence TGGCACGACAGCCCTCCTGCTACACGCCAACGTATTTACGCACTTTATTGGTCTATCACTGTATTGAGCCTGATGAGTGTAGCCTCTTATGTCTTTTTAGGCAGCCAATGGGCTACATGGAAAACCCTCTCCATGGGGGGAACTTTTATTGTCTTTCTGTCGAAGCTACTGGTAGGCATTGCTTTAGTTATTGAAGACCTTAGTCGTTTGTTGCGCTGGGGCACGCAAGTGGTGGTCTCAGCTGGTGCCAACACCGAAGGCATCAGCCGCAGCGAGTTTTTAAGTCAAGCAGCTTTGGTCACGGCGGCGCTGCCGCTTACTGCCATGAGCTTTGGCATTCTGTCGGGCGCGCATGACTACCGCGTGCGCCGGCGGCAAATTTATCTTCCCAACCTGCCCAAGAAATTCGATGGCATCCGATTACTGCAAATTTCTGATATCCACAGCGGCAGTTTTTTCAATAAGCGGGCAGTGCGTGGCGGTATAGAGATGATTCTTCGCGAAAAGCCTGATATCATTTGCTTTACTGGCGACTTAGTCAACAACGAAACCAAAGAAGTCAACGATTACATTCAGTTGTTCGAAAAACTGAAAGCGCCTTTAGGGGTGTATTCTACGCTTGGCAACCATGACTACGGCGACTATCACCCATGGG is a genomic window containing:
- a CDS encoding metallophosphoesterase — encoded protein: MQQGRIIFLLVLAVIFLLLDWYVFQAVRTVWHDSPPATRQRIYALYWSITVLSLMSVASYVFLGSQWATWKTLSMGGTFIVFLSKLLVGIALVIEDLSRLLRWGTQVVVSAGANTEGISRSEFLSQAALVTAALPLTAMSFGILSGAHDYRVRRRQIYLPNLPKKFDGIRLLQISDIHSGSFFNKRAVRGGIEMILREKPDIICFTGDLVNNETKEVNDYIQLFEKLKAPLGVYSTLGNHDYGDYHPWASMEEKRRNFEDMLKAHRLLGWRLLLDEHLPIEVEGEAIALLGVQNWGTGRFPKYGKLHKAYQGTEDYPVKILLSHDPSHWDAQIRPEFPDIDLTLAGHTHGMQFGIEIGDFRWSPAKYRYKQWADLYREGQQYLYVNRGFGYIGFPGRVGILPEITVLELRSTKA